Proteins co-encoded in one Myotis daubentonii chromosome 8, mMyoDau2.1, whole genome shotgun sequence genomic window:
- the MC3R gene encoding melanocortin receptor 3, whose protein sequence is MNASCFLPSAQPGQPNASECLAAPSSGNQSRYCEQVFIQPGVFLALGSVSLLENILVILAVARNSNLHSPMYFFLCSLAAADMLVSLSNALETVMIAVVNSGSLALEDRFLQHMDNIFDSMICISLVASICNLLAIAVDRYVTIFYALRYHSIVTVRRARALIVGVWLCCGVCGVVFIVYSESKMVIVCLVTLFFAMLLLMGTLYVHMCLFARLHVRRIAALPPAVGAAPPQRSSLKGAVTITILLGVFVICWTPFFLHLVLIITCPTNPSCVCYAAHFNTYLVLIMCNSVIDPLIYSFRSPELRSTFREILCGCPSVSLG, encoded by the coding sequence ATGAACGCCTCGTGCTTCCTGCCCTCTGCTCAGCCGGGGCAGCCTAACGCCTCGGAGTGCCTGGCCGCCCCCTCCTCCGGCAACCAGAGCAGGTACTGCGAGCAGGTGTTCATCCAGCCCGGGGTGTTCCTGGCGCTGGGCAGCGTCAGCCTGCTGGAGAACATCCTGGTGATCCTGGCGGTGGCCCGCAACAGCAACCTGCActcgcccatgtacttcttcctctgcaGCCTGGCCGCGGCCGACATGCTGGTGAGCCTGTCCAACGCCCTGGAGACCGTCATGATCGCCGTGGTCAACAGCGGCTCGCTGGCCCTGGAGGACCGCTTCCTGCAGCACATGGACAACATCTTCGACTCGATGATCTGCATCTCGCTGGTGGCCTCCATCTGCAACCTCCTGGCCATCGCGGTGGACCGGTACGTCACCATCTTCTACGCGCTGCGCTACCACAGCATCGTGACGGTGCGCCGGGCTCGCGCCCTGATCGTGGGCGTCTGGCTGTGCTGCGGCGTCTGCGGCGTCGTGTTCATCGTCTACTCGGAGAGCAAGATGGTCATCGTGTGCCTCGTCACCCTGTTCTTCGCCATGCTGCTGCTCATGGGCACCCTCTACGTGCACATGTGCCTCTTCGCGCGGCTGCACGTGCGGCGCATCGCCGCGCTGCCCCCCGCCGTTGGGGCGGCCCCGCCGCAGCGCTCGAGCCTCAAGGGCGccgtcaccatcaccatcctGCTGGGCGTCTTCGTCATCTGCTGGACCCCCTTCTTCCTCCACCTCGTGCTCATCATCACCTGCCCCACCAACCCCTCCTGCGTCTGCTACGCCGCGCACTTCAACACCTACCTGGTGCTTATCATGTGCAACTCCGTCATCGACCCGCTCATCTACTCCTTCCGCAGCCCCGAGCTGAGGAGCACCTTCCGCGAGATCCTGTGCGGCTGCCCCAGCGTGAGCCTGGGCTAG